The Candidatus Defluviilinea proxima genome window below encodes:
- a CDS encoding TetR family transcriptional regulator: MPRIVKEEDYAARRKEILDVAQRLVYTKGYEKMSIQDILDALKISRVPSIIILTRNRLCSMG; this comes from the coding sequence ATGCCCCGCATTGTAAAAGAAGAAGATTATGCCGCCCGGCGCAAAGAAATTTTGGATGTCGCCCAGAGGCTGGTATATACCAAGGGTTACGAGAAAATGTCCATTCAGGATATTCTGGATGCGCTGAAGATCTCAAGGGTGCCTTCTATCATTATTTTGACTCGAAACAGGCTTTGCTCGATGGGCTGA
- a CDS encoding ABC transporter permease, whose protein sequence is MITVTGLTFLIVFFFSMFPVFADQAALMNEFTAKYPPELRAAFGMDNMDLATVLGFYSFIFLFVQLCLAIQASNYGFGLISIEENELTADFLLSKPVSRTQVLTSKLLAALTSLTITNLVVWLSSLVAITFFSEDRVYESSTLILLLLSIVIFQLFFLSVGLVISLLVKRVRSVTPYALGLGFGTYVLSAFSGIFGTVVTWSCSHPSSTWMRQPSSRTAHMIRRW, encoded by the coding sequence GTGATCACCGTCACTGGCTTGACGTTCCTCATCGTTTTCTTTTTCTCCATGTTCCCGGTATTTGCCGATCAGGCTGCGTTGATGAATGAATTCACGGCAAAATATCCGCCAGAATTGCGGGCAGCCTTCGGGATGGATAACATGGATCTCGCCACTGTGCTTGGTTTTTACAGTTTCATCTTCCTGTTCGTTCAACTTTGCCTGGCAATCCAAGCCAGCAACTACGGCTTTGGGCTGATCTCCATTGAAGAGAACGAATTAACAGCAGACTTCCTGCTGAGCAAACCGGTCAGCCGCACGCAGGTATTGACCAGTAAACTACTGGCTGCGCTGACCAGCCTGACCATCACCAATCTCGTCGTATGGTTAAGCAGTCTCGTTGCCATCACGTTCTTCAGCGAGGATCGTGTTTACGAATCATCCACCCTGATCCTGTTGCTGCTCAGCATCGTGATCTTCCAACTCTTTTTCTTGAGCGTTGGTCTGGTCATCTCCCTGTTGGTCAAGCGCGTGCGCAGCGTGACACCGTATGCCCTTGGTCTGGGTTTTGGTACATACGTGTTAAGTGCTTTCAGCGGCATATTTGGTACGGTAGTCACTTGGAGTTGCTCACACCCTTCAAGCACCTGGATGCGGCAGCCATCGTCAAGAACAGCGCATATGATACGCCGTTGGTAG
- a CDS encoding ABC transporter permease subunit, whose translation MSFHSCCRYPAAVITAKALAALVNCIAFVLITWIVSFVAVQSFKPDQAFYDFLALEMQAMFVIEMIFLSIGLLLGCAVQQYKLSGSTAVGIILVTYAMSIVASMQKDLDFLKYFTPFKYFDAGELFRSGELDGTYLLISAAIIVVCIIASYWVYNKRDLYI comes from the coding sequence TTGAGTTTTCACTCGTGCTGCCGGTATCCCGCAGCCGTCATCACAGCCAAGGCGCTGGCAGCCCTTGTCAACTGCATTGCCTTCGTACTGATCACCTGGATTGTCTCGTTTGTGGCAGTGCAGTCGTTTAAACCCGACCAGGCCTTCTATGATTTCCTGGCGCTTGAGATGCAAGCCATGTTCGTTATCGAAATGATCTTTCTGTCCATCGGCCTGCTGTTGGGCTGCGCCGTGCAGCAGTACAAACTCTCCGGCTCAACCGCCGTTGGCATCATTCTGGTGACCTACGCCATGTCGATTGTCGCCAGCATGCAGAAAGACCTGGATTTTCTCAAATACTTCACCCCGTTCAAGTATTTCGACGCGGGCGAACTCTTCCGCAGCGGCGAACTAGACGGCACGTACCTGCTCATCTCTGCCGCAATTATTGTCGTTTGTATAATTGCGTCCTATTGGGTTTACAACAAGCGTGACCTATACATCTAG
- a CDS encoding ABC transporter ATP-binding protein produces the protein MAKRAASRMSRSASKRVKSSAYWTERCRKSTTIRLLLSLIHPTSGSGKVFGKDVVTRVRKSAAILATCHQRSITTEGMKVIDLLKYSASFYEGDLPNMHELSEIMELEMNRRISDLSYGNKKKVGIVQGLLHSPKLLFLDEPTLDSIRLTQRKFFELIRAENARGVTVFFSSHILGSAADVQPGGHHPRGQDRRNLLIFAPCSRTTTKSACDSGWAESGILQYARGHHIADGKQHGELLQRRYQRSVTKISSIQVADGPLKSRLWKRSSCTTVNRRRL, from the coding sequence ATGGCAAAGCGCGCGGCATCGCGGATGTCTCGTTCAGCGTCGAAGAGGGTGAAATCTTCGGCTTATTGGACCGAACGGTGCCGGAAATCCACCACCATCCGCCTGCTTTTGTCGCTGATCCATCCAACCAGCGGCAGCGGCAAAGTTTTTGGCAAGGACGTGGTCACCAGGGTCCGGAAATCCGCCGCAATATTGGCTACCTGCCATCAGAGGTCTATTACTACAGAAGGCATGAAGGTCATTGACCTGCTCAAGTATTCCGCCAGCTTTTACGAAGGCGACTTACCAAACATGCACGAACTATCGGAAATCATGGAGTTGGAGATGAACCGCCGCATCAGCGATTTATCTTACGGCAACAAGAAGAAGGTCGGTATCGTGCAGGGCTTGCTGCACAGCCCCAAACTGCTGTTCCTGGATGAACCCACCCTCGACTCGATCCGCTTGACGCAGCGCAAGTTCTTCGAGCTGATCCGCGCTGAGAACGCCCGCGGCGTGACCGTGTTCTTCTCCTCGCACATATTGGGAAGTGCAGCGGATGTGCAACCGGGTGGGCATCATCCGCGAGGGCAAGATCGCCGAAATCTCCTGATATTCGCACCCTGCAGCAGAACAACTACAAAAAGTGCGTGTGACAGCGGATGGGCTGAATCCGGAATCCTTCAATATGCCCGGGGTCACCACATTGCAGATGGAAAACAGCACGGCGAACTTCTTCAAAGGCGATATCAACGTAGTGTTACAAAGATCAGCAGTATCCAGGTTGCCGATGGACCATTGAAGAGCCGACTCTGGAAGAGATCTTCATGCACTACTGTGAATAGGCGGAGACTATGA